One window of Fibrobacter sp. genomic DNA carries:
- a CDS encoding AAA domain-containing protein → MDISSVGIAKLPKVKLKLRDTSEFVRGKFLTIDFTAEVLNFEIKQYGPDVSGSTVPFLARTDSFTADLLRDQMETQAARSAQYIYVIENVEDSFLEIQPYIFNSIKSFAVALEFQVDESLADRIPDFENKYVWKGLGQTAVFSLNYKKKKSQPAEICFISNRSLLRAKIIGKTVLVYKEESLKDRDYPVDLSLAPEIKFVKSADASSDDFLKHMESVSSGASYLNRWNAYYELSKEALKQAADEFGEIYYSKCVINNGMDGIEFTFTLNDSMDKSCIGRELCINAEPKNISVGVVKRVKGNEIVTATDSSNFLAEVPSMGELILDVYGSELVNMRRHRAKDRIIGARTPIKTLVSTIELGSVSVQNWETHPAVTDKLKRNFPKSRLLNDSQCKAIELAINTPDFAVIQGPPGTGKTTVIKAICERFRELFEAEEHERKKLYPEYILRSPKILISSFQNEAVDNAISSPLPGDIPPNRKMARRAKESTRAQNQNSIEKWAEGVCSVISERTKGSNAARLNAKRCEMGDKYLQYKNANDPSSALNIAASLLNEYLSFSEIHYDDALVTKANAVIAAARISEANQQADCSEIDPFVQRLEAQRLDKVSFADDGLNNAKRFRSFVKLRIDEVDFPDDIMDCLDSICGGNFSDKVFARYVEIVNELKKRYCTKPEKFDVHNSKDIDKCLLSMSTCFNEQYMKLFPNQEDKVALILEEFLNRLDQDSESLVRTYAMTTAATCQNSLNPFGLEETYDLVIVDEAARANPLDLFIPMSMGKKVILVGDHKQLPHMLEPDVVKRLKEDPRFKDFSVLEQSLFERLFEMLSQGKSPKTVMLDEQFRMPAELCAFVSNCFYDGQLKTSPAANPRDHEAHPKINNGKAIAFINVSNAAGPELPARSMSRKVEAEIICEDVRKILETEPDAKVGVIAFYSAQVALIDQYLEKCINNEQRAHVEIGSIDAFQGKEYDYVLLSCVRSFSTDSAKHHNLEFLDKPNRLCVAFSRSIRQLAVYGDAETLKPISCINNLFHICSKQNGGYYREV, encoded by the coding sequence TGGATATTTCTAGTGTTGGTATTGCAAAGCTACCTAAGGTAAAACTAAAGCTTCGAGATACAAGCGAATTTGTTCGTGGTAAGTTTTTGACCATTGATTTTACGGCAGAAGTTTTGAATTTCGAGATTAAGCAGTATGGACCGGATGTTTCGGGGAGTACTGTACCTTTCTTGGCAAGGACAGACTCCTTTACCGCAGATTTGCTCCGTGATCAAATGGAGACGCAGGCAGCTCGTTCTGCACAGTACATTTATGTTATTGAAAATGTCGAAGACTCTTTTCTGGAAATACAACCCTACATTTTTAATTCAATAAAAAGTTTTGCTGTGGCTTTAGAATTCCAGGTGGACGAATCTCTGGCGGATCGTATTCCGGATTTTGAAAACAAGTATGTTTGGAAAGGCCTTGGTCAAACGGCGGTTTTTTCGTTGAACTATAAAAAGAAAAAGTCCCAGCCGGCAGAAATCTGCTTTATCTCGAATCGTAGTCTTTTAAGAGCGAAAATCATCGGTAAGACGGTTTTGGTCTATAAAGAGGAGAGTCTAAAGGATAGGGATTATCCGGTGGACCTTTCTCTTGCTCCCGAAATCAAGTTTGTTAAAAGTGCGGATGCATCTAGCGATGATTTTCTCAAGCATATGGAAAGTGTTTCTAGTGGTGCATCGTATTTGAACCGCTGGAATGCTTACTACGAATTGAGCAAGGAAGCCCTGAAACAGGCTGCCGACGAATTCGGCGAAATATACTATAGCAAGTGCGTTATCAATAACGGTATGGACGGGATTGAATTTACATTCACTCTGAATGACTCTATGGATAAGTCTTGTATAGGCAGAGAATTGTGCATTAATGCTGAGCCGAAGAATATTTCTGTAGGCGTGGTAAAGAGAGTAAAGGGCAATGAGATTGTAACCGCTACAGATTCTTCTAACTTTTTGGCAGAAGTTCCGTCTATGGGTGAGTTAATCCTGGATGTATATGGTAGCGAACTTGTAAATATGCGCCGCCATAGGGCTAAGGACAGAATTATCGGGGCCCGCACACCCATCAAGACACTTGTTTCCACAATCGAATTAGGTAGTGTCAGCGTTCAGAATTGGGAGACGCATCCTGCGGTAACGGATAAACTGAAGAGGAATTTCCCGAAATCCAGACTATTAAATGATTCGCAATGCAAGGCGATTGAACTTGCCATTAATACTCCAGATTTTGCTGTAATCCAGGGACCTCCGGGAACCGGTAAGACTACGGTGATTAAGGCGATCTGCGAAAGATTCCGTGAGCTTTTTGAAGCAGAAGAACATGAGAGAAAGAAACTGTATCCGGAATACATTTTGCGTAGTCCGAAGATTTTGATTTCTAGTTTTCAGAACGAAGCTGTGGACAATGCGATTTCGTCACCTCTTCCGGGAGATATTCCTCCGAATCGTAAAATGGCTCGTCGTGCCAAGGAAAGTACACGAGCCCAGAACCAGAATTCCATTGAAAAATGGGCCGAAGGTGTGTGCTCTGTTATTAGCGAACGGACGAAGGGCTCTAATGCAGCACGTTTAAACGCAAAACGCTGTGAAATGGGCGATAAGTACTTGCAGTATAAAAATGCTAATGATCCCTCTTCTGCGTTGAATATTGCTGCTAGCCTTTTGAATGAGTACCTTTCTTTTTCGGAAATTCATTACGATGATGCCTTGGTAACAAAGGCAAATGCAGTCATTGCTGCGGCTCGAATTTCTGAAGCAAACCAACAGGCGGATTGTTCTGAAATTGACCCGTTTGTGCAAAGATTAGAGGCTCAACGTCTTGATAAGGTTTCGTTTGCCGATGATGGGTTAAACAACGCGAAACGCTTCCGATCGTTTGTGAAGTTGCGCATTGACGAAGTGGATTTTCCCGACGACATCATGGATTGTCTGGATTCCATTTGTGGTGGTAATTTCTCGGATAAGGTGTTTGCACGTTATGTGGAAATCGTCAATGAACTAAAAAAACGTTATTGCACGAAGCCTGAAAAATTTGATGTGCACAATAGCAAGGATATTGATAAGTGTCTGCTTTCCATGTCTACTTGCTTTAATGAACAATACATGAAACTTTTCCCGAACCAAGAAGATAAAGTTGCCTTGATTCTGGAAGAGTTTTTAAACAGGCTTGATCAGGATAGTGAATCTCTGGTGCGAACGTATGCAATGACGACGGCAGCGACCTGCCAGAATAGTCTTAATCCCTTCGGACTAGAAGAAACATACGACTTGGTCATTGTTGATGAAGCTGCCCGTGCGAATCCGCTGGATTTGTTTATTCCAATGTCCATGGGCAAGAAGGTGATTCTTGTTGGTGACCATAAGCAGTTGCCTCACATGCTTGAGCCGGATGTGGTTAAACGCTTGAAGGAAGACCCTCGTTTCAAGGATTTCTCTGTCTTGGAACAGAGCTTGTTCGAGCGTCTTTTTGAAATGTTGAGCCAGGGCAAAAGTCCTAAGACAGTTATGCTTGACGAACAGTTCCGCATGCCTGCAGAACTTTGCGCCTTTGTCAGCAATTGTTTTTATGACGGCCAGCTGAAAACGTCTCCTGCGGCAAACCCGAGGGATCACGAAGCCCATCCTAAAATCAATAATGGCAAGGCCATCGCCTTTATCAATGTATCTAATGCGGCGGGCCCCGAACTGCCGGCACGTTCTATGAGTCGTAAGGTAGAAGCGGAAATTATTTGCGAAGATGTCAGAAAAATTCTGGAAACGGAACCCGATGCGAAAGTTGGCGTTATCGCCTTTTACTCGGCTCAGGTTGCTTTAATTGACCAGTATTTGGAAAAGTGTATTAATAACGAGCAGAGGGCCCATGTGGAAATCGGCTCCATCGACGCCTTCCAGGGTAAGGAATACGATTATGTATTGTTATCCTGCGTAAGATCCTTTAGCACCGATTCTGCCAAGCATCATAACCTAGAATTCTTGGACAAGCCCAACCGCTTGTGCGTTGCCTTTAGCCGATCTATAAGGCAGTTGGCCGTGTATGGAGATGCTGAAACACTGAAGCCGATTAGTTGCATTAATAACCTGTTCCATATCTGTTCCAAACAGAATGGAGGCTATTATCGTGAAGTATGA